The sequence GCTTGGACAGTTTTGTACATCATAATTTCAGGACCACAAACATACACTGCATCAAAATGAGTTTCACTAACTAATTTTTCAACTAAATCAGTTACAAATCCTTTCTCACCATAACTACCATCATCAGTAGAAACAATAACTTGGTGAGGATTGTTTTTCAATAATTCATTTGATAAATCCTCAAAGAAAACTTCATCTTTTGATTTTGCACCCATTAGAACAGTAACATCATCAGTAGGTTTTACAAAACTAAGTAATCGCATCATTGGAACAAGTCCAGTTCCACCTCCAACTAGCAAAAGTTTTCCTTCTTTTACATCAAAAGAATTTCCATAAGGACCACGAATTCCAATTTGTCCTCCAACTGGAACATTGAACAAACCTGTAGATGAAGGACCATGTTTTCGTACAGTGAATGCAGCTTTTCCAGATTCTTTTGAAATCATTACACTCATAGGTAATTCATTAACACCTGGAATCCAAACCATTGCAAATTGTCCAGGAAGAACAGTTGGCATCACATCATCAG comes from Nitrosopumilus oxyclinae and encodes:
- a CDS encoding dihydroorotate dehydrogenase electron transfer subunit codes for the protein MQRNLNHPTIVTIEKVIDETPTVRTLVFSDDVMPTVLPGQFAMVWIPGVNELPMSVMISKESGKAAFTVRKHGPSSTGLFNVPVGGQIGIRGPYGNSFDVKEGKLLLVGGGTGLVPMMRLLSFVKPTDDVTVLMGAKSKDEVFFEDLSNELLKNNPHQVIVSTDDGSYGEKGFVTDLVEKLVSETHFDAVYVCGPEIMMYKTVQAAHAKQIFVQASLERMMKCGVGICGSCCVGEDLACRDGTVFDGGHLSKNKEFGHFHRNKAGILENY